Proteins from one Lonchura striata isolate bLonStr1 chromosome 6, bLonStr1.mat, whole genome shotgun sequence genomic window:
- the SVIP gene encoding small VCP/p97-interacting protein — MGQCLPCLGDAGKDVVETPDPEIKRRQLAEAAEKRQMEASSRGIKNAYSVEQKKKKQEEIERRLAASRPGEGGLRWQVG, encoded by the exons AtggggcagtgcctgccctGCTTGGGGGATGCCGGCAAGGACGTGGTGGAGACGCCGGACCCG gaaataaaaagaagacaACTAGCAGAAGCCGCTGAAAAGAGGCAGATGGAG GCTTCCTCTCGAGGTATTAAGAATGCTTACTCTGtagagcagaagaaaaagaaacaggaagaaataGAAAGAAGACTTGCAGCTTCACGTCCTGGAGAAGGAGGTCTGAGA tGGCAGGTTGGATAA